A single genomic interval of Microbulbifer variabilis harbors:
- a CDS encoding uroporphyrinogen-III synthase, whose translation MAKRLQGKRVLTTRPAHQADTWGALLRATGAEVDTIPMLAIEPLIDEAAQQAIKKRILDFDQVDFAIFVSQNAVCYAVDWLEDYWPQLPQGPRYLAIGAATAKALLMRGIPCEHSGEHMTSEDLLALPTLQEVSGLRVLIFRGTGGRTLIGDTLRARGGRVDYCELYRRSLPAGAPADLAGYSFTPDAITVHSGETLANLHSCIERTNCAHLLQAALICPSARVAEQARALGFIYTSSAQNAGDSAMLEALLRALN comes from the coding sequence ATGGCCAAGCGCCTGCAAGGCAAGCGCGTACTCACCACGCGCCCCGCCCATCAAGCCGACACCTGGGGCGCGCTATTGCGCGCTACGGGCGCGGAGGTTGACACTATCCCTATGTTGGCTATTGAGCCCCTCATTGATGAGGCGGCTCAGCAGGCCATTAAAAAACGGATTCTCGATTTCGACCAGGTGGATTTTGCCATTTTCGTCTCCCAGAATGCGGTGTGCTACGCCGTCGACTGGCTGGAGGATTACTGGCCACAGTTACCCCAGGGGCCACGATACCTCGCTATTGGCGCGGCCACGGCTAAAGCATTACTGATGCGTGGTATACCCTGCGAGCACAGCGGCGAACACATGACTTCCGAGGACCTGCTCGCCCTGCCCACCCTACAAGAGGTTTCAGGACTTCGGGTACTGATCTTCCGCGGCACTGGCGGACGCACTCTTATTGGCGACACCTTGCGCGCACGGGGTGGGCGTGTGGATTACTGTGAACTCTACCGTAGGTCCCTACCTGCAGGTGCCCCAGCGGATTTGGCGGGATATTCTTTCACCCCGGATGCCATCACGGTCCACAGTGGCGAGACTCTCGCGAACCTACACAGCTGCATTGAGCGTACAAATTGCGCGCACCTCCTCCAGGCTGCCCTTATCTGTCCCAGCGCGCGCGTCGCGGAGCAAGCCCGTGCTCTGGGTTTTATCTATACCAGCAGTGCTCAGAATGCCGGAGACAGCGCTATGCTAGAGGCACTGCTCAGGGCGCTAAACTGA
- the hemC gene encoding hydroxymethylbilane synthase, which produces MPISRIRIATRESALALWQANYVKDRLQQEHPQLEVELLPMTSRGDQVLDIPLTKVGGKGLFVKELEVAMLEGRADIAVHSMKDVPMEFPEGLYLPVICEREDPRDAFVSNRFANLEELPQGAIVGTSSLRRQCQLLAQRPDLEVKFLRGNVNTRLAKLDAGEYDAIILAAAGLLRLEMRERIRSFLPSTVLLPAGGQGAVGIEARKDSELEALLQPLHCHETAARLSAERALVKRLNGGCQVPIGCYAELEGDALWLRGLVGSPDGTRMIRAEIRGAAIDGEALGVQLAEQLLEQGADKILDAI; this is translated from the coding sequence GGATCGCCTGCAGCAGGAGCACCCTCAGCTGGAGGTAGAGTTGCTGCCAATGACCAGTCGTGGCGATCAGGTGCTGGATATCCCCCTAACCAAGGTGGGCGGCAAAGGGCTCTTTGTCAAAGAGCTGGAAGTGGCCATGCTGGAGGGACGCGCGGATATCGCCGTACATTCTATGAAGGATGTGCCGATGGAATTTCCTGAAGGCCTCTACCTGCCAGTTATTTGCGAGCGCGAGGACCCGCGTGATGCCTTCGTCAGCAACCGCTTTGCCAATTTGGAGGAACTGCCACAAGGCGCGATTGTGGGCACTTCGAGCCTGCGCCGCCAGTGCCAACTTCTGGCGCAGCGCCCCGATCTGGAGGTCAAGTTCCTACGCGGCAACGTAAACACTCGCCTCGCCAAACTGGATGCGGGAGAGTACGACGCTATTATTCTCGCTGCCGCCGGGCTGCTACGCCTGGAGATGCGTGAGCGCATTCGCAGCTTTCTCCCCTCCACAGTATTGCTGCCCGCCGGCGGCCAGGGCGCTGTCGGCATCGAAGCCCGCAAAGACAGCGAGCTGGAAGCCCTACTGCAACCACTACACTGCCATGAAACCGCCGCGCGACTCAGTGCAGAACGCGCACTGGTTAAGCGCCTGAACGGCGGCTGTCAAGTTCCCATCGGCTGTTATGCCGAGCTGGAAGGCGACGCTCTGTGGCTTCGCGGCCTGGTCGGCAGCCCCGATGGCACCCGCATGATCCGCGCCGAAATCCGTGGTGCAGCCATTGATGGCGAAGCTCTGGGCGTTCAACTCGCTGAACAGTTGCTGGAGCAGGGTGCCGACAAAATTCTCGACGCGATTTAA
- a CDS encoding uroporphyrinogen-III C-methyltransferase yields MTNEKPKDNPSTPANELTSDVLDKGGSKSNFAKAAEGKTDKAAKNVMPKKGGGHWWWLVFILLLIALIAFAWYSWPQLRNRIAQLDFFPAKQTVSTQKAESQGEVTSPNISTGPDTSSQAREGTTSTAPAARSTAEPPSIEPQQAEAPSVSPQNQQLDQLQQTDTELRNQIQSQTRTILQLQQQLAALQRSLTAQGNRLSELGNVSREDWQLAEADYLLRMANQRLMLEDNSRAALGLVEKVDTILRQVNLPDLYGVRQQLARDITALKLVENIDREGLYLRLRALEEQLIRASIQPQFDMTQTPREVAKAEPTPDNQSAWERSWQIFTNFLRDSVRPIDGDINPVMLSPQSEARFRQTLRLNMEQAQLALLRGDSTVYKDALDSARELLLTYGTANSQRNTLAQQLAELSKQPIQAQMPDLNASQVALYNYIERLHKTSGYGTGTAEEVSQ; encoded by the coding sequence ATGACCAACGAAAAACCCAAGGACAATCCTTCCACCCCGGCTAACGAACTCACTTCCGATGTACTGGACAAGGGGGGGAGCAAGAGCAATTTTGCCAAAGCAGCAGAAGGCAAAACTGATAAGGCCGCTAAAAATGTGATGCCTAAAAAGGGCGGGGGGCATTGGTGGTGGCTGGTCTTTATTCTGCTGCTTATCGCTTTGATCGCTTTTGCCTGGTACAGCTGGCCCCAACTGCGCAACCGCATCGCACAGCTGGACTTTTTCCCTGCCAAACAGACTGTGTCCACACAGAAAGCCGAATCACAAGGTGAAGTCACATCGCCAAATATTTCTACCGGGCCTGATACTTCCAGCCAAGCCCGCGAAGGGACAACTTCTACTGCACCCGCTGCACGATCTACTGCCGAACCTCCTTCCATAGAACCCCAGCAGGCAGAAGCGCCGAGCGTCTCCCCACAGAACCAGCAGCTTGATCAACTTCAACAGACAGATACTGAGTTGCGCAATCAAATACAATCGCAAACGCGTACTATTTTGCAGCTACAGCAACAGCTAGCGGCTCTTCAGCGCAGCCTCACCGCCCAGGGCAACCGGCTCAGTGAGCTGGGTAATGTGAGCCGGGAGGACTGGCAGCTGGCCGAGGCCGACTACCTATTGCGAATGGCCAATCAACGGCTGATGCTTGAAGACAATAGCCGCGCCGCTCTGGGCCTGGTTGAAAAGGTCGACACCATTTTGCGCCAAGTAAATCTTCCCGATCTCTACGGAGTGCGCCAACAGTTGGCACGGGATATCACCGCTTTGAAACTCGTGGAAAATATCGATCGAGAAGGCCTCTATTTACGCCTGCGCGCCCTGGAAGAGCAGTTGATCCGCGCCTCTATACAGCCGCAATTCGATATGACCCAAACTCCAAGGGAGGTGGCAAAAGCAGAGCCCACGCCTGATAACCAATCCGCATGGGAGCGCAGCTGGCAAATTTTTACCAACTTCCTACGCGACTCTGTTCGCCCCATCGATGGCGATATCAACCCGGTAATGCTTTCCCCTCAAAGCGAGGCACGCTTTCGCCAAACCCTGCGTCTAAATATGGAGCAGGCACAACTGGCTCTATTGCGCGGCGATAGCACCGTTTACAAGGACGCTCTTGATAGCGCCCGCGAGCTGCTTCTGACTTATGGCACAGCCAATTCCCAGCGCAACACACTCGCGCAACAACTGGCAGAACTCAGCAAACAGCCCATTCAGGCGCAAATGCCAGACCTGAATGCCTCACAGGTGGCTCTCTACAATTACATTGAGCGGCTGCACAAAACGTCAGGGTATGGCACCGGCACCGCCGAGGAGGTCAGCCAGTGA
- a CDS encoding heme biosynthesis HemY N-terminal domain-containing protein: MRKVLFAAVALLLLGALLPQINQNYPGYLVIGFGGELNKGYEMNLWFAIVALVALLLALFLLTWISRSLFRAVRGSVDRLRFGRQRVARRRLTSGLVEFMEGNWSRARRQLLKSAPRSEAPLINYLAAARSAHELGFREEANELLAKAEACGDDTGLAVALSQARMQLQDKHYEQCIASLKRAKQLEPKHPALLQMLKQAYYALGDWSNLRELLPELEKHANMSEEDRQKLEREVYEHQLIEAANRNDREKLHDIWHGLNGRWQRNVELRSLFARLLHQSGDDSAAEKHLRWLLNREWAPKLADLYGRLAGADAAAQLSAAEGWLKEYGESADLLTCLGRLSLRNELWGKAQQYFEKSLLLRQDPATSAELARLFKALGEKDKASRLFEEGLMQAVPNLPPVSMPSQDKPLLGVHA; the protein is encoded by the coding sequence GTGAGAAAGGTCCTTTTTGCTGCTGTCGCCCTATTACTTCTCGGTGCCTTACTGCCGCAGATAAATCAGAATTACCCCGGGTATTTGGTAATCGGCTTCGGTGGCGAACTCAACAAAGGCTATGAGATGAATCTCTGGTTCGCCATAGTCGCGCTAGTTGCCCTTTTGCTCGCCCTGTTTCTTCTCACCTGGATAAGCCGCAGTCTCTTTCGCGCTGTGCGCGGCAGCGTCGATCGCCTACGCTTTGGCCGCCAGCGGGTCGCCCGCAGACGTCTCACTAGTGGCCTGGTGGAGTTTATGGAGGGCAACTGGTCACGTGCCCGACGACAACTTTTAAAAAGTGCGCCGCGCTCCGAGGCGCCACTGATTAATTACCTGGCTGCCGCGCGCAGCGCTCATGAGCTTGGATTTCGCGAAGAAGCCAATGAGTTGCTGGCAAAAGCCGAAGCCTGTGGCGATGACACTGGCTTGGCAGTGGCTTTGAGTCAGGCCCGTATGCAGCTACAGGATAAACACTACGAACAGTGTATCGCCAGCCTCAAGCGAGCCAAGCAATTAGAACCTAAGCACCCGGCTCTGCTACAGATGCTCAAGCAGGCCTATTACGCTTTGGGGGACTGGAGCAACCTGAGAGAACTTCTCCCTGAATTAGAAAAGCACGCCAATATGTCCGAAGAAGACCGACAAAAACTAGAGCGGGAAGTCTACGAACATCAACTCATCGAAGCCGCAAACCGAAACGACAGAGAGAAACTACACGACATCTGGCACGGCCTGAATGGCCGCTGGCAACGCAACGTAGAGCTTCGCAGTCTCTTTGCCCGTCTGCTGCACCAAAGCGGTGATGACAGTGCCGCGGAAAAACACCTGCGTTGGCTACTAAACCGTGAGTGGGCTCCCAAGCTGGCCGATCTATACGGCCGCCTTGCCGGTGCCGACGCAGCGGCTCAGCTCTCTGCTGCAGAGGGCTGGCTCAAGGAATATGGTGAGAGTGCCGACCTGCTCACCTGTCTCGGGCGCCTGAGCTTACGCAACGAGCTGTGGGGAAAGGCACAACAGTATTTTGAGAAGAGCCTGTTGTTACGTCAGGACCCCGCAACCTCTGCAGAACTGGCACGGCTATTTAAAGCACTCGGCGAGAAGGACAAAGCCTCGCGCTTGTTTGAGGAAGGGCTGATGCAAGCTGTTCCAAACTTACCTCCTGTATCCATGCCCAGTCAGGACAAACCCCTGCTCGGGGTACACGCCTAA